A single Paenibacillus sp. FSL R5-0517 DNA region contains:
- a CDS encoding pseudouridine synthase — translation MRINKFISETGYCSRREADKLVDRGLVTINGVKAELGSQAEEGDDVRINGKPINEKRKHVYIALNKPIGITSTTEQHIQGNIVDFVGHDERIFPIGRLDKDSEGLILMTNDGDIVNRILRAEGRHEKEYIVTVDRTVTPSFLRGMSTGVKILGEMTLPCTVTRMTDRVFRIILTEGKNRQIRRMCSAFGYEVRKLKRIRIMNIHLGEMATGSWRELTAAEKAELGGLLDYSLE, via the coding sequence TTGCGTATTAATAAATTTATTAGTGAAACAGGTTATTGCTCCCGGCGTGAAGCCGACAAGTTGGTGGATCGTGGGCTGGTAACCATTAATGGAGTTAAGGCTGAACTGGGCAGTCAGGCAGAAGAAGGCGACGATGTACGCATCAATGGCAAGCCGATCAATGAAAAGAGAAAACATGTATATATTGCGCTGAATAAACCGATTGGAATCACAAGTACTACTGAGCAGCATATTCAGGGGAACATTGTTGATTTTGTCGGACACGATGAACGTATCTTTCCAATTGGACGTCTGGATAAAGACTCGGAAGGTTTGATTCTGATGACCAATGACGGAGATATCGTTAACCGGATTCTTAGAGCAGAAGGACGCCATGAGAAAGAGTATATCGTCACTGTTGATCGAACGGTCACGCCGAGTTTCCTTAGAGGTATGAGCACCGGAGTTAAGATTTTGGGTGAAATGACACTGCCTTGTACCGTGACCCGGATGACGGATCGGGTATTCCGTATTATCCTGACCGAAGGAAAGAACCGTCAAATTCGGCGGATGTGTAGTGCCTTTGGCTACGAGGTTCGTAAGCTGAAGCGGATTCGGATCATGAACATCCATCTTGGAGAAATGGCAACCGGTTCTTGGAGAGAGCTCACTGCTGCTGAAAAAGCGGAGCTGGGCGGTCTGCTGGACTATTCACTGGAATAG
- the motB gene encoding flagellar motor protein MotB, with protein sequence MKKAKKHEPHEEHIDESWLLPYSDLMTLLLALFITLFSMSSLDAAKFEQMASALSSALNGGSGILDHTSMNPDTPGVDLGKNKQEPTEITKKTPAQITDAQMAQKEQEDLEKLKKRLDQYISKNGLSDQLNTKLNQSELKITISDNALFSSGRADVKPESRSLAKAISSMLQEFPEYEVVVSGHTDNIPISNNQYKDNWDLSADRALNFLKILLLNTQLDPSKFTPSGYGEYHPVASNDTNAGRAQNRRVEVSIIRKYQSNNTNVKAVGGGN encoded by the coding sequence GTGAAAAAGGCTAAAAAGCACGAACCACATGAAGAACATATAGACGAGAGCTGGTTGCTTCCCTATTCTGACTTGATGACCTTGTTGCTTGCCCTGTTTATCACGTTGTTCTCCATGAGTTCACTCGATGCGGCCAAGTTCGAGCAGATGGCTTCCGCACTAAGTAGTGCATTGAATGGAGGCTCTGGTATTCTGGATCATACGTCCATGAATCCGGATACGCCAGGTGTTGACTTGGGTAAGAACAAACAGGAACCTACAGAAATCACTAAAAAAACACCAGCTCAGATTACGGATGCACAAATGGCTCAAAAAGAGCAGGAAGATCTGGAGAAGCTCAAGAAACGGCTTGACCAGTATATCTCGAAGAACGGCCTTTCGGACCAGCTGAACACCAAGCTGAATCAGTCTGAATTGAAAATCACCATCAGTGATAACGCCCTGTTCTCCTCAGGCCGAGCAGATGTGAAGCCTGAATCACGATCCCTGGCCAAAGCCATTTCAAGCATGCTGCAAGAATTTCCTGAATACGAAGTGGTTGTATCCGGTCATACCGATAATATTCCCATTTCGAACAACCAATATAAGGATAACTGGGATCTGAGTGCAGACCGTGCGCTTAACTTCCTGAAAATCCTGTTGCTGAACACACAATTGGACCCTTCCAAATTCACACCAAGTGGTTATGGAGAGTATCACCCGGTTGCCAGTAATGACACCAATGCCGGACGGGCACAGAATCGCCGTGTAGAGGTTTCTATCATTCGGAAGTATCAAAGTAACAATACCAATGTAAAAGCCGTTGGCGGAGGAAATTAA
- the motA gene encoding flagellar motor stator protein MotA codes for MNISTIIGLVFGLVSLVLGMFLKGAPLINLVNNPAAYVIIFVGTAGTIFIAFPMSEVKKIPKLFAIIFKNQVLIDRVSLIGTFMDWASTTRREGLLALESKVEEIDDQFLRGGMRMIIDGNDQEFVSDVLMEDIHATEERHRGGALIFAQAGMYAPTLGVLGAVVGLIAALADLSDMEKLSHAIAAAFIATLLGIFSGYVLWHPMSNKLKRMSKQEMEIKLMMVEGLLSIQSGVSTIAINQKLSVFLTPSERKQLEEKEGSSGEKG; via the coding sequence ATGAACATTTCAACGATTATTGGACTAGTTTTTGGGCTGGTCTCCCTTGTACTCGGTATGTTCCTGAAGGGTGCGCCCTTAATCAACCTGGTTAACAATCCGGCAGCCTACGTTATTATCTTTGTTGGTACGGCAGGAACCATTTTTATTGCATTTCCTATGTCAGAAGTTAAGAAAATTCCTAAGCTTTTCGCGATTATTTTCAAAAATCAAGTACTTATTGATCGAGTGTCTCTGATCGGCACGTTTATGGATTGGGCTTCCACTACCCGTCGTGAAGGTTTGCTTGCACTGGAATCAAAAGTAGAAGAGATTGACGATCAGTTCCTTCGTGGCGGTATGCGTATGATTATCGACGGCAACGATCAGGAATTTGTAAGTGATGTACTGATGGAAGATATTCATGCTACAGAGGAGCGCCACCGCGGCGGTGCCTTGATCTTCGCCCAGGCGGGGATGTACGCGCCAACGCTCGGGGTTCTCGGGGCCGTTGTAGGTCTCATCGCAGCACTTGCCGATCTTAGTGACATGGAGAAACTCTCCCATGCGATTGCGGCAGCATTTATCGCAACACTCCTTGGTATATTTAGTGGTTACGTGTTATGGCACCCGATGTCTAACAAACTGAAGCGGATGTCCAAGCAAGAAATGGAGATCAAGCTGATGATGGTTGAAGGGTTGTTATCCATACAATCTGGTGTATCCACCATTGCCATCAATCAAAAGTTATCTGTATTCCTGACACCTTCCGAACGCAAACAACTGGAAGAGAAGGAGGGATCATCAGGTGAAAAAGGCTAA
- a CDS encoding 4a-hydroxytetrahydrobiopterin dehydratase, with protein MVFSQEEVEAHLGRLEGWELEEGRWIVRKFVFSNYMKGIAFVDEVAAISEAFNHHPFITIDYTTVTLRLTSWDAGGITSVDIKEAGQYNEAYDKMRSE; from the coding sequence ATGGTTTTTTCGCAAGAGGAAGTCGAAGCTCATCTGGGAAGGCTGGAAGGCTGGGAACTGGAAGAGGGACGGTGGATTGTACGCAAATTTGTGTTCTCCAACTACATGAAAGGGATTGCATTTGTGGATGAGGTCGCTGCGATCTCGGAAGCGTTCAATCATCATCCTTTTATTACGATTGACTATACAACGGTTACGCTGCGTCTCACGTCATGGGATGCGGGCGGTATTACATCTGTAGATATTAAGGAAGCAGGGCAGTACAACGAAGCTTATGACAAAATGAGGTCGGAATAA
- the rbsK gene encoding ribokinase — protein MSDYNQEQPLIAVVGSLNMDLVVKTDTIPEEGETVSGEELHYLAGGKGANQAVAAARLGGQTTMIGAVGSDSFGERLLHSLTESGADVSQVRRLEDTVTGTASIWLSRGDNRIIVIPGANGQVVPEMLEEADTVKSLTAAAAVLLQLEIPLPAVTRAAQLAAEGSALVVLNPAPAVPGLPQELLRCVDVVTPNRSELAVLTGRDHLRPEDLDAAVAELAASLGAAVVTTLGPEGAVYAAAPGGRVQAGRAGACRAPGYAVSAVDTTGAGDCFNGALAVALARGETLDAAVGFAMGAAALSVTKLGAQSGMPSAREVEAFLAEHAADA, from the coding sequence ATGTCAGACTATAATCAGGAACAACCTCTTATTGCTGTCGTAGGCAGTCTCAATATGGATCTCGTGGTGAAGACAGATACGATTCCGGAAGAGGGAGAGACAGTGAGCGGTGAGGAACTCCACTATCTCGCTGGCGGCAAAGGTGCAAATCAAGCTGTCGCTGCTGCGCGTCTGGGTGGACAGACCACAATGATTGGTGCGGTGGGATCGGATAGTTTTGGCGAACGTCTGCTGCACAGTCTGACGGAAAGTGGTGCAGATGTCTCGCAGGTTCGCAGATTGGAAGACACGGTTACAGGGACAGCTTCCATCTGGCTCTCTCGAGGAGACAATCGGATTATCGTTATTCCTGGTGCGAACGGGCAAGTAGTGCCTGAGATGCTGGAAGAAGCGGATACGGTAAAAAGCCTGACTGCAGCCGCAGCGGTGCTGCTACAGCTGGAGATCCCGCTGCCAGCGGTTACCCGCGCCGCCCAACTGGCGGCTGAAGGCAGCGCACTGGTGGTGCTCAACCCGGCTCCCGCGGTGCCGGGTCTGCCCCAGGAGCTCCTGCGGTGCGTCGACGTTGTCACGCCGAACCGCAGTGAGCTTGCCGTGCTGACCGGCCGGGATCATCTCCGGCCGGAAGACCTGGATGCGGCGGTCGCAGAGCTCGCCGCATCCCTCGGGGCGGCTGTCGTCACGACGCTTGGCCCCGAGGGGGCTGTGTACGCGGCGGCGCCTGGTGGCCGCGTACAGGCAGGGCGTGCCGGCGCATGCCGTGCGCCCGGCTACGCCGTAAGCGCCGTCGATACGACCGGCGCTGGCGATTGCTTCAACGGCGCGTTGGCGGTAGCCCTCGCGCGCGGTGAGACGTTGGACGCGGCCGTAGGCTTCGCCATGGGTGCGGCCGCGTTATCCGTGACGAAGCTCGGCGCCCAGTCCGGGATGCCGTCCGCACGTGAAGTGGAGGCCTTTCTGGCCGAGCATGCGGCAGATGCCTAA
- a CDS encoding cytochrome c — translation MHKWIMSGVFFAACALAIVLMFTLPGKEEVAEEAKPTMPEVTLDAGQAEALVKANCISCHGDQLQGGVGPALANIGSQDDLEKIYTTIVKGKGGGMPSFKGKLQDEEIANIAMWLSEKK, via the coding sequence ATGCACAAATGGATCATGAGCGGAGTATTTTTTGCAGCATGCGCTTTAGCTATTGTTTTAATGTTTACGCTTCCAGGGAAAGAAGAAGTGGCTGAAGAAGCCAAGCCAACCATGCCGGAAGTCACATTGGATGCCGGACAGGCTGAAGCACTGGTCAAAGCCAATTGTATCTCCTGTCACGGGGATCAGCTTCAGGGTGGTGTAGGACCTGCTCTAGCAAACATCGGCAGCCAGGATGATCTGGAGAAGATCTACACTACGATTGTCAAAGGTAAAGGTGGCGGCATGCCTTCCTTCAAGGGCAAACTGCAGGATGAAGAGATTGCTAATATCGCCATGTGGCTGTCAGAGAAGAAATAA
- a CDS encoding GNAT family protein — protein sequence MKEAPVTFHVVPMQEEHAELICSWQYDPPYNIYSWLPWEQMKALEVEFGDAQLRQEQYAIVLDQNDRICGFAQYFPLQGVTRIGLGMHPELCGQGQGTAFVTAIVQEAIRRNPTNEIDLEVLTWNARAIQVYLKSGFVTQDTYERQTPSGLKPFHCMVYEGPRD from the coding sequence ATGAAGGAAGCCCCTGTGACGTTTCATGTTGTACCGATGCAAGAAGAACATGCGGAGCTCATCTGCAGTTGGCAGTATGATCCGCCTTACAATATCTATAGCTGGCTCCCCTGGGAGCAGATGAAAGCGCTGGAAGTGGAATTCGGAGATGCACAACTGCGGCAGGAGCAATATGCGATCGTCCTGGATCAGAATGATCGTATATGTGGATTTGCTCAATACTTCCCACTTCAAGGGGTAACCCGGATTGGCCTCGGGATGCATCCAGAGCTTTGCGGACAGGGTCAAGGGACAGCCTTTGTCACGGCCATTGTACAGGAAGCTATTCGCCGAAATCCCACGAATGAGATTGATCTGGAAGTGCTCACTTGGAATGCTCGTGCCATTCAAGTCTATCTAAAGAGTGGATTTGTCACCCAGGATACATACGAACGACAGACCCCAAGCGGCTTGAAGCCCTTTCACTGTATGGTTTATGAAGGGCCTCGTGATTAA
- a CDS encoding C40 family peptidase, giving the protein MTFALSLGAGSAFADSKMDKVIDSAMGTTYKSGGTTLNGFDCSGFTRYVFDKLGIDLARQSSSQFDMGDSVSRMEMRAGDLVFFNTTGKGVSHVGIFVGDGKFAHSSSSKGVTISALSESYWANRYVGAKRIMSTDAYESLALD; this is encoded by the coding sequence ATCACATTCGCATTATCGCTTGGTGCAGGTAGCGCATTCGCAGATTCAAAAATGGATAAAGTAATTGATTCAGCAATGGGAACTACATACAAAAGTGGGGGAACAACGCTTAACGGCTTTGACTGCTCCGGATTTACACGGTATGTATTCGACAAATTGGGTATTGATTTGGCACGCCAATCCAGTTCCCAATTCGACATGGGCGATTCCGTATCCCGCATGGAAATGAGAGCTGGCGATCTGGTATTCTTTAATACTACAGGTAAAGGCGTATCCCATGTAGGAATCTTTGTAGGGGATGGAAAGTTCGCACACTCTTCTTCTTCCAAAGGCGTTACGATCAGTGCATTGAGTGAAAGCTATTGGGCCAATCGTTATGTTGGCGCTAAACGGATTATGAGCACGGACGCGTATGAATCACTGGCCCTTGACTAG
- a CDS encoding M1 family metallopeptidase, with protein MIPRRAKSWLTASLALCVLAGGIWITLGYTHSTHSGLPTLAPESGKPKAKAPTPAPPESVQTPTAEVYSNRVVEYHMDVKLVEGNVLEGTQTITWTHPGKKTVNELYFHMYPNAFSSADTTFMKESGGKLRGDVMPTNGYGSMNITEMKTEDGLSLLHRMQYVQPDDGNIKDTTLIKVRLPKPVKGGESITLHTRFQVNLPKIFARMGTADDFVMAGQWFPKLSAYEPVGRRGRTTEGWNLHQYHGNSEFYADFGIYSVRIRVPETYKVAATGFPTQQAVVKNGEKVYQFYADDVHDFAWAASPNFVYAEEPFSAPNVPGVRIKLYLDPAHQDLKERYFYAAKAALSNYSKWFGPYPYATLSIVVPPKAGNGAGGMEYPTLVTAFGADDTTPGYDLERTVVHEIGHQYFYGMVASNEFEEAWLDEGFTSYAEDKLMEQEYGLIPNLPVQSGLITSPSSLTQESWKFDSQNEYAANVYTRGKLVLLGIEHQVGTKKMERILSTYVKKYRFKHPTSADFQNVVEQVTRTSWSDYFDQYVYGNGMADFAVEKIRVTPVQKDGQTWYESSVTIVKKGSDYNAVPVRIAFEDGHTLTKQWDGIEDRITYKLTHTSPVAWAMTDPLYTIVLENRHMNNFLKSGLDEQTKSRWSMSVTKLIEAIFGGLSW; from the coding sequence ATGATTCCACGACGCGCCAAGAGCTGGCTCACCGCATCCCTGGCCCTGTGTGTGCTGGCCGGAGGGATATGGATCACTCTGGGTTATACTCACTCAACTCATTCCGGATTGCCAACACTTGCCCCGGAATCGGGCAAGCCTAAGGCAAAAGCCCCAACCCCAGCACCTCCAGAAAGTGTACAGACCCCTACTGCCGAAGTGTACAGCAACCGTGTTGTGGAATATCACATGGATGTAAAACTGGTCGAAGGGAACGTACTGGAAGGGACTCAGACGATTACCTGGACACATCCAGGTAAAAAAACCGTCAACGAGCTTTACTTTCATATGTATCCCAACGCCTTCTCTTCTGCTGACACCACCTTTATGAAGGAATCCGGTGGAAAGCTTCGGGGTGATGTCATGCCTACCAACGGTTATGGCTCCATGAATATTACCGAAATGAAAACGGAGGACGGGCTCTCTCTGCTGCACCGGATGCAGTATGTGCAACCAGATGACGGAAATATCAAGGACACCACCCTCATTAAAGTACGCTTACCCAAACCCGTCAAAGGCGGAGAAAGCATTACACTCCACACCCGATTCCAAGTGAATCTGCCAAAGATTTTTGCCCGGATGGGAACTGCTGATGATTTTGTCATGGCAGGTCAATGGTTTCCTAAATTAAGTGCCTATGAACCTGTGGGCAGGCGCGGACGGACAACGGAAGGCTGGAATCTGCACCAATACCATGGCAATTCAGAGTTTTACGCCGACTTCGGTATATATAGTGTGCGTATTCGGGTGCCTGAAACATACAAAGTTGCCGCTACCGGATTTCCGACACAACAAGCCGTGGTGAAGAACGGAGAAAAAGTCTATCAATTCTATGCCGATGATGTGCATGATTTCGCCTGGGCAGCTTCACCGAATTTTGTCTACGCCGAGGAACCCTTCTCTGCACCCAATGTGCCTGGTGTACGAATCAAATTATATTTAGATCCTGCTCATCAGGATCTGAAGGAACGTTATTTCTACGCCGCGAAGGCCGCTCTATCCAATTATAGCAAATGGTTTGGCCCGTATCCTTATGCTACCTTATCCATCGTTGTTCCACCCAAAGCGGGGAACGGTGCTGGAGGTATGGAATACCCTACGCTGGTAACGGCCTTTGGAGCCGATGACACTACTCCAGGTTATGACCTGGAACGTACCGTAGTCCACGAGATCGGACACCAGTACTTCTACGGCATGGTTGCCAGCAACGAATTCGAGGAAGCCTGGCTGGATGAGGGGTTCACCTCTTATGCAGAAGACAAATTGATGGAGCAGGAATACGGATTGATTCCGAATCTGCCGGTACAATCGGGCCTGATTACGTCTCCTTCATCCTTAACACAAGAATCCTGGAAGTTCGATTCACAGAATGAGTATGCAGCCAATGTCTACACACGTGGCAAGCTTGTATTGCTTGGTATTGAACATCAAGTCGGCACAAAAAAGATGGAACGCATTCTCTCTACCTATGTGAAGAAGTACCGCTTCAAACATCCCACTTCGGCAGATTTTCAGAACGTTGTGGAACAAGTGACCCGCACGTCCTGGTCTGATTATTTTGACCAATACGTCTACGGTAATGGAATGGCTGACTTTGCTGTAGAGAAGATTCGTGTTACGCCTGTACAGAAAGACGGTCAAACATGGTACGAGTCATCCGTGACGATTGTCAAAAAAGGCAGTGATTACAACGCCGTTCCTGTTCGCATTGCTTTTGAAGACGGACATACCCTCACCAAGCAATGGGATGGCATAGAAGATCGAATTACCTATAAATTAACGCACACATCCCCCGTAGCTTGGGCCATGACCGATCCCCTGTACACGATCGTGCTGGAGAACCGCCATATGAACAATTTCCTAAAATCCGGACTGGATGAGCAGACGAAGTCCCGCTGGAGCATGAGTGTAACCAAACTAATAGAAGCCATATTCGGAGGTCTGTCATGGTGA
- a CDS encoding YwhD family protein has translation MDQNEQNGKKQIALNIVSAKSKHKGFGAGSIDLNNLSPVIIDNGEAKIDIGAMHAKSKVERNIKFSTNREDVPNGRQVWLVWVAVDRTEEGQLYGGATACEMWIDTEARRGWKLLAEHVNRMDYAMKRRFMLDELGPEDRAALKKLLISHNEEWWNASPDELKEALA, from the coding sequence ATGGACCAAAACGAGCAAAACGGCAAAAAGCAGATTGCCTTGAATATCGTTAGTGCAAAGAGCAAGCATAAAGGCTTCGGTGCAGGCTCCATTGATCTGAATAACCTATCTCCGGTCATTATTGACAATGGCGAAGCCAAAATTGATATTGGTGCGATGCATGCGAAGAGTAAAGTGGAGCGCAATATCAAGTTCTCGACGAATCGTGAAGATGTGCCCAACGGACGCCAAGTATGGCTGGTGTGGGTAGCTGTGGATCGCACGGAAGAGGGACAGCTGTATGGTGGAGCAACGGCATGTGAGATGTGGATCGATACAGAAGCGAGACGCGGATGGAAACTGCTGGCTGAACATGTGAATCGCATGGATTATGCCATGAAGCGCCGTTTCATGCTGGATGAGCTGGGGCCGGAAGATCGGGCTGCACTCAAGAAGCTGTTGATCTCACACAACGAAGAATGGTGGAATGCTTCTCCGGATGAATTGAAAGAAGCACTCGCTTAA
- a CDS encoding PBP1A family penicillin-binding protein has translation MTKPNQKTRKRGFRVRKFIKNLSLLAVLAMLATAAGLVYLYATSLPLADSDRNSRLLDSQGEVIATFSAGGKDSVPVQLEDIAPNLVNATLAVEDRKFYNHYGFDVQGMGRAVLVNLEHMQMSQGASTLTQQLARNLYLSHEKTWTRKAKEAMYTAQLEMKYSKDEILQMYLNEIYYGHGAYGIEAASRMYFGKSAKQLDLAESAMLAGIPKGPTYYSPYNHMKNAKDRQKIVLNAMADIGKITQAEADKAYEQMLVFKPESERKTVESAPYFRDYIRNLAIKELGISEAMLDHGGLNIYTTLDLRVQKAAEDAIAKGMDAKSELETALVSIDPRTGYIKAMVGGKNYRTNQINHVLATTRQPGSAFKPIMYLAALESKQLTSASIFNSEPTLFHYDNDRKTYKPGNFGDKYLGEIDLRQAIAASDNIYAVNTIMQIGPEQVVSMAKNLGITSNLSAVPSLALGTSPVSPLEMASAFSVIAAGGQRTPPVAILQVTDAAGRVLYESPQTKAETVVEPAAAYVLTRLMESVFENGGTGNRVSATIKRPVAGKTGTTNTDAWLVGFTPELSTAVWVGYDQGKAISTSDGRRAAPIFAQFTEQALASVPPKIFTVPDHVVSVYIDPESGKLAGTGCEEKRLEVFIDGTEPTEVCHGTTDDSDPGEDEKTREVQNQQGIQEEKHSWWGDFKRWWVE, from the coding sequence ATGACCAAGCCAAATCAAAAGACCCGCAAACGCGGGTTCCGTGTACGTAAATTCATTAAAAACCTGTCTCTGCTCGCCGTGCTCGCCATGCTTGCTACCGCTGCAGGATTGGTCTACCTATACGCAACCAGCCTGCCCCTCGCAGACTCTGATCGGAATTCCCGATTGCTGGACAGTCAAGGGGAAGTGATCGCTACCTTCTCCGCCGGTGGCAAAGACTCTGTTCCGGTTCAACTGGAGGATATCGCTCCGAATCTCGTCAATGCCACTCTGGCTGTAGAGGATCGCAAGTTCTATAATCACTACGGTTTTGACGTTCAGGGAATGGGACGGGCCGTGCTCGTTAACCTCGAACATATGCAGATGTCGCAAGGCGCGAGTACATTGACCCAGCAACTGGCGCGCAATCTATATCTATCTCATGAGAAAACATGGACTCGCAAAGCAAAAGAAGCCATGTACACGGCGCAATTGGAGATGAAATACAGCAAGGATGAAATCCTACAGATGTATCTGAATGAAATCTATTATGGGCATGGTGCATACGGAATCGAAGCAGCTTCGCGAATGTATTTTGGCAAATCCGCCAAACAGCTGGATCTCGCAGAGAGCGCCATGCTGGCAGGCATCCCAAAAGGACCGACCTACTATTCACCCTATAATCATATGAAAAACGCCAAAGACCGGCAGAAGATCGTGCTGAATGCTATGGCTGATATCGGCAAGATCACCCAAGCTGAAGCGGATAAAGCTTATGAGCAAATGCTGGTGTTCAAACCGGAAAGTGAGCGTAAAACGGTGGAAAGCGCCCCGTATTTCCGTGACTATATCCGGAATCTGGCCATCAAAGAGCTGGGCATCAGTGAAGCGATGCTGGATCACGGAGGATTGAACATCTACACCACACTGGATCTGCGTGTACAAAAAGCAGCGGAAGACGCCATAGCGAAAGGTATGGATGCCAAAAGTGAGCTGGAGACGGCTCTGGTGTCCATCGACCCTCGGACAGGTTACATTAAAGCCATGGTGGGCGGCAAGAATTACCGCACCAATCAGATTAACCATGTACTGGCGACAACGCGCCAGCCAGGTTCGGCGTTTAAACCTATTATGTATCTGGCTGCCCTGGAGTCCAAGCAACTCACCAGTGCATCCATATTTAATAGTGAACCTACCCTATTTCACTACGACAATGACCGCAAGACCTATAAACCCGGCAACTTCGGAGACAAATATCTGGGTGAGATTGACCTTAGACAAGCGATCGCCGCTTCAGACAATATCTATGCGGTGAACACCATTATGCAGATCGGTCCTGAGCAGGTTGTGAGTATGGCGAAAAACCTCGGTATTACGAGCAACCTGAGCGCCGTACCTTCTCTCGCACTGGGAACGTCACCTGTCAGCCCGCTGGAGATGGCGTCGGCCTTTTCCGTCATTGCTGCTGGTGGACAACGAACGCCGCCTGTCGCCATTCTGCAAGTGACGGATGCAGCAGGACGTGTACTCTATGAATCGCCTCAAACCAAGGCTGAGACCGTTGTGGAACCTGCGGCAGCTTATGTACTAACTCGATTAATGGAAAGTGTATTCGAAAATGGAGGAACCGGTAACCGGGTATCTGCCACAATTAAACGTCCGGTAGCCGGAAAGACAGGCACAACCAACACGGATGCCTGGCTCGTTGGATTCACACCAGAGCTTTCTACCGCCGTATGGGTTGGATATGACCAAGGCAAAGCCATATCGACTTCGGACGGCCGCCGCGCGGCACCAATCTTTGCCCAATTCACAGAGCAGGCGCTTGCGAGCGTACCACCCAAAATTTTCACTGTTCCTGATCACGTCGTAAGTGTCTATATCGACCCGGAATCCGGTAAGCTGGCAGGCACCGGTTGTGAAGAGAAACGACTGGAAGTTTTTATTGACGGCACTGAACCCACAGAGGTCTGCCACGGTACGACGGATGATTCGGATCCTGGAGAAGATGAGAAGACCCGTGAGGTACAGAATCAACAAGGCATACAGGAAGAGAAACATTCCTGGTGGGGAGATTTCAAACGTTGGTGGGTAGAATGA
- the speE gene encoding polyamine aminopropyltransferase has protein sequence MELWFTEKQTPVFGITAKIKQTYVTEKTDFQDLAMVETEEFGNMLLLDGMVMTTVKDEFVYHEMAAHPALNTHPNPKKVLVVGGGDGGVIREVIKHAAVEKAVLVEIDGKVIEYSKKYLPEIAGKLDEPNVEVLVNDGYMHIIEHKNEYDVIIVDSTEPVGPAAPLFERGFYQGIYEALKEDGIFVAQTDNPWFKADLIQKVNKDVKEIFPIVHVYGCNIPTYPSGLWTFTMGSKKHDPLKVDETQIPEMDTKYYSPRLHKAAFVLPKFVEDLTK, from the coding sequence ATGGAATTGTGGTTTACGGAGAAACAGACCCCGGTATTCGGGATCACCGCGAAGATTAAGCAGACCTATGTCACAGAGAAAACCGATTTTCAAGATTTGGCCATGGTAGAAACCGAGGAATTCGGTAACATGTTGCTTCTTGATGGCATGGTGATGACGACCGTAAAAGACGAATTCGTATATCACGAAATGGCGGCACATCCTGCGCTGAACACTCACCCGAATCCGAAAAAAGTTCTGGTTGTCGGTGGTGGCGATGGCGGGGTCATTCGTGAAGTGATCAAGCATGCTGCTGTAGAAAAAGCAGTTCTCGTCGAGATCGACGGAAAAGTCATTGAATACTCCAAAAAATATTTGCCTGAAATCGCCGGCAAGTTGGACGAGCCTAATGTTGAAGTGCTTGTCAACGACGGCTACATGCATATTATTGAACATAAAAATGAATACGATGTGATCATCGTAGACTCTACAGAGCCTGTAGGTCCGGCTGCTCCATTGTTTGAGCGCGGTTTCTACCAAGGTATCTATGAAGCGTTAAAAGAAGACGGAATCTTCGTTGCCCAAACGGACAACCCGTGGTTCAAGGCGGATCTGATCCAGAAGGTGAACAAAGACGTCAAAGAAATCTTCCCGATCGTACATGTGTACGGCTGTAATATTCCAACCTATCCAAGTGGTTTGTGGACATTCACGATGGGTAGCAAGAAACATGACCCGCTCAAAGTGGATGAGACCCAAATCCCGGAGATGGATACCAAGTATTACTCTCCGCGTCTGCATAAAGCAGCATTTGTACTTCCTAAATTCGTGGAAGATTTAACGAAATAA